The genomic region GCCACGGTCGAGGAGGTCTGGCGCGCCGTGTCGGCCGCCCATCCGACGCTCACCCGCTACCGCCCGCACACGCTCTTCGCCATCGGCAACGAATACGTGGAGGCCGAGCGCCCCGTCCAGGCGGGCGACGAGGTGGCCTGTTTCCCTCCGGTGAGTGGGGGGAGCGCTCGTGTACCGCGTCACCACTGAGCCGCTCTCCGCCGACGTCCTGGCCGACGCCGTCACCGTGCCCGAGGCCGGGGGCGTCGTGGTGTTCCTCGGCGTCGTGCGGAACATCAACGCCGGCCGCTCGGTCGTGGCCCTCGAGTACGAGGCGCACGTCCCCATGGCCGAGGCGAAGCTGAAGGAGATCGGCGAGGCGGTCTACCGTCGGTGGCCGGGGGTCAAGCAGGTCGCGATGGCCCACCGGATCGGCCGCCTCCGGGTCGGCGAGGCGAGCGTCGTCCTCGCGGTCTCGGCGGCGCACCGGCATGACGCCTTCGAAGCCTGTCACTTCGCCATCGACCGCCTGAAGGAGACCGTGCCGATCTGGAAGAAGGAGATCTTCGAGGACGGCGCGGTCTGGGTGGGGCTGCAGGGCGAGAGCCCGCCCGCCCCTGCGGCGGGGTAGAGGCCGGTGTGGTCGCGCCGCTCGATCCGGAGCCCGGCCCGGCACCCAGGGAAGAGACGCATCTGGTCGATGCCGTGCGGGACGCGGTCGTCCGACACCGCCTCCTCGCCCCGGGCGATCGCGTTCTCGTAGCCGTCTCGGGCGGCCCCGATTCGATCGCGCTGCTGGACGTCCTCACGCGGCTGCGCGCCCTCTACGGCCTCGAGCTCGCCGTGTGCCACGTCCACCACGGCCTCCGCCCGGACGCCGATCGCGATGCCGAGTTCGTCCGGAACCTGGCCACCCGTTTCGGGTGCCCGGTCACGGTCGAGCAGGTGGCGGTGCGCCACCGCGCGGGCCGCTCGCCCGAGTCGGCGGCCCGGACGGCGCGCTACGCCGCCCTCGAGCGGGCGGGGCGCGCGTGGGGCGCGACGCGCATCGCCCTCGGTCACACGGCGGACGACCAGGCGGAGACGGTCCTGATGCGCGTCCTTCAGGGCGCTGGCCCGCGCGGTCTCGGCGGGATTCCGATCCGTCGCGGCCGGCTGATCCGGCCGCTCCTCGAGTTGGAGCGAGCCGTCGTGCTCGCGCACCTCGAAGCCCGCACCCTCCCGTGGGTCGAGGACCCGACCAACCAGGATCCGAAGATGCTCCGTAACCGCATCCGGCACGAGATTCTCCCGCTGCTCGCGGCCCACGGCTGGCCCCGGATCAAGGACGCGCTCCGGCGGACCGCCCGGACCTCTCGGGAGACCGTCGAGGCGCTGGAAAGCCTGCTCGCCCCCCGGATCGCCGGGCTGGCGCGGCCGGTCCCCGGCGGCCTCGCCGTCGACCTCGCGGCGATGGCAGGGCTGCCACCCGGTGCCGTCAAGACACTGTTGCGGCGCGTGATCCTCGACGTCGGGGGCGGCGCCCCGGGAGCGGAGCGCCTGTCGGGACTCCGGGCTCATCACCTCGAGGCGCTCCACGGGCTCCTCGGAGCGGCGGTCGGGGCGCGGGTCCGTTTACCGGGCGGTTGCGTGGTCGAGCGCGTTCGCGATGGGCTCTGGGTGACCGCCCCGGCCGGGCGGGCCCTCGGCCGGGTCGAGCTCCGCGTCCCCGGGGAGACATCGGTCCCAGGCCGCGGGCTGCGCCTCGTGGCAGAGGCCGGCCCGATCGGCGAGGGCCGCCTCCTCGATCCGGCCTCGGAGGTCTGGTTCGATGCGATGGCCCTGCCCCCCCGGCCCCCGACCATCCTCGCGGTCCGAGCGGCTCGCCCCGGCGACCGCCTGGTTCCCTTCGGCGAGGCGCACCCGGTCCGGGTGGCGACCCTGCTGGCGCGGGCAGGGACGCCGCGCCCGGCGCGCACCGGCTGGCCGCTCCTGGTCGCCCCCCTCGGCGAGGGAGGCGCGGCAGGCGACGTGGTCTTGTGGGTGATCGGGGTCCGCCGCGCGGCGGCGGCCCCCGTGACGGACGACACGACGGTGGTGCTGCGGGTCCGCGCGGTCCGGGACCCGCAGCCCGTTCCGATGGAGGACGCCCCGTGAGCCGACTTTCATCGATGCGAACGCTCCTCGTCCTGGGCGCGTTGCTGGTCACGGGCGTCCCGGCCGCCGCACAGGCCCCGGCGCCGGCTCCGGCCCTCGACCCGAAGATGATCCTCGAGAGCCTCGAGCGGGCCTTCGTGTCCGTCGCCGAGCGCGTGATGCCGGCCGTCGTGCACATCGATGCCACCCCCAAGGATTCGCCGCGAGAGCGCGGGCCGGAGCGCACGCCGCGGGATCCGCGCGAGCGGCTGACGCCGCCCGAGCGCCGGGAGTTCGAGCGGCGCTTCCGCGAGTTCTTCGGCGAGGACTTCGAGCGCTTCTTGCGGCCGCGGCCACCCGAGCGGCGGGAGAGCCGAAACCAGGGCTCGGGCGTGATCGTCGACAAGGCGGGCATCATCCTGACCAACAACCACCTGGTCGAAGACGCCGGCGAGATCGAGGTCCGTCTCTCCGACCGGCGGCGTCTCAAGGCCAAGGTGTTGGGCCGCGACCCCAAGACCGACCTGGCCGTGCTGAAGATCGAAGGCGACGGCGACTTCCCGACGGCCGAGCTCGGCGACTCGGACCGGCTCCGGATCGGGCAGTGGGCGATCGCGGTCGGCAACCCGTTCGGCCTCGACCGCACGGTGACCGTGGGCATCATCTCCGCCACCGGCCGGCAGGGGGTCGGCGTGGCGACGTACGAGAGCTTCATCCAGACCGACGCCGCCATCAATCCCGGCAACTCCGGCGGCCCCCTCGTGAACCTCGACGGCAAGGTCGTCGGGATCAACACCGCGATCGTGTCGGTGGGACAGGGGATCGGGTTCGCGATCCCGATCAACATGGCGCGCCGGGTGGTGCCCCAGCTCCTGGCGACGGGCCGCGTGACCCGCGGCTGGCTCGGCATCCGCATCCAATCCCTCACCCAGGACCTGGCCCCGGCCTTCGGCGCCAAGGAAGGAGAGGGCGTGCTGGTGGCGGACGTGATGCCGGGGAGTCCGGCCGAGGCGGGGGGGCTCAAGAGCGGCGACGTGATCGTCGAGTTCGAGGGGCAGAAGATGCTCGAGATCCCGGATCTCCAGCGCATCGTCGCCGACACGGAGCCGGGCAAGACCGCCCGGCTGACCGTGCTCCGCGACGGGAAGCCGGAGACGGTGTCCGTCAAGATCGGCGAGATGCCGGGCGACGAGCCGGTCGTGGCCTCGCGCGGCACCGAGCGCTGGGGCCTGTCCGTCCAGCCGATCACGCCGGAGCTGGCCCGACAGTTCAAGCTCTCGGGCTCGGGAGGCGTCCTCGTCGCCGAGGTGCAGGATGGAAGCCCGGCCGAGCGCGCAGGCGTCCGCACCGGCGACGCCATCCTCGAGGTCAACCGGCAGCGCGTGCGCGATCCACAGTCCTTCGAGCAAGCGCTCTCGAAGGCCGAGCAGGACGTGCTCCTCTTCATCCAGCGAGAGGGACGCTCACAGTTTGTGGTGATGAAGTCCGAGCGCTGACCGCGGACCGATGCGCGTCGCCCCGCGGCGTCCTCGGCGCTCAGCGCGCCTCAACGTATGCGGCATACGCCTCGGCGCGCTTCGAGCCTGCGTCCTAGCGGTGCTCGCGCCTCGGTCCGCGGAACCGCGGGGCGAGGCCCGAGCCCCGGGTCGTCTGGCTGTCGGAGTAACCCCGGCGCCGACCACCGAGCGCGTGGTGCATCGAGGAGTGCTCCGAGCGGCGGCTTCGCCGCCGCCACGACGGGGGGGCATCGGGGGGGTCTTCCGAGACCCCCCCGAATTGATCTAGCGACGCCGGAGCTTGGCGAGCTCCTCCTTGGCCTTCACCGCTTCCTCGGTCGACGGGAACTGATCGACGAGAAATTGAAGGCGCGCCTCGGCGAGGGCCG from Candidatus Methylomirabilota bacterium harbors:
- the moaD gene encoding molybdopterin converting factor subunit 1; protein product: MKVAVCLFARYREAVGRDRVEVEVPEGATVEEVWRAVSAAHPTLTRYRPHTLFAIGNEYVEAERPVQAGDEVACFPPVSGGSARVPRHH
- a CDS encoding DegQ family serine endoprotease yields the protein MSRLSSMRTLLVLGALLVTGVPAAAQAPAPAPALDPKMILESLERAFVSVAERVMPAVVHIDATPKDSPRERGPERTPRDPRERLTPPERREFERRFREFFGEDFERFLRPRPPERRESRNQGSGVIVDKAGIILTNNHLVEDAGEIEVRLSDRRRLKAKVLGRDPKTDLAVLKIEGDGDFPTAELGDSDRLRIGQWAIAVGNPFGLDRTVTVGIISATGRQGVGVATYESFIQTDAAINPGNSGGPLVNLDGKVVGINTAIVSVGQGIGFAIPINMARRVVPQLLATGRVTRGWLGIRIQSLTQDLAPAFGAKEGEGVLVADVMPGSPAEAGGLKSGDVIVEFEGQKMLEIPDLQRIVADTEPGKTARLTVLRDGKPETVSVKIGEMPGDEPVVASRGTERWGLSVQPITPELARQFKLSGSGGVLVAEVQDGSPAERAGVRTGDAILEVNRQRVRDPQSFEQALSKAEQDVLLFIQREGRSQFVVMKSER
- a CDS encoding molybdenum cofactor biosynthesis protein MoaE, with product MYRVTTEPLSADVLADAVTVPEAGGVVVFLGVVRNINAGRSVVALEYEAHVPMAEAKLKEIGEAVYRRWPGVKQVAMAHRIGRLRVGEASVVLAVSAAHRHDAFEACHFAIDRLKETVPIWKKEIFEDGAVWVGLQGESPPAPAAG
- the tilS gene encoding tRNA lysidine(34) synthetase TilS; protein product: MVAPLDPEPGPAPREETHLVDAVRDAVVRHRLLAPGDRVLVAVSGGPDSIALLDVLTRLRALYGLELAVCHVHHGLRPDADRDAEFVRNLATRFGCPVTVEQVAVRHRAGRSPESAARTARYAALERAGRAWGATRIALGHTADDQAETVLMRVLQGAGPRGLGGIPIRRGRLIRPLLELERAVVLAHLEARTLPWVEDPTNQDPKMLRNRIRHEILPLLAAHGWPRIKDALRRTARTSRETVEALESLLAPRIAGLARPVPGGLAVDLAAMAGLPPGAVKTLLRRVILDVGGGAPGAERLSGLRAHHLEALHGLLGAAVGARVRLPGGCVVERVRDGLWVTAPAGRALGRVELRVPGETSVPGRGLRLVAEAGPIGEGRLLDPASEVWFDAMALPPRPPTILAVRAARPGDRLVPFGEAHPVRVATLLARAGTPRPARTGWPLLVAPLGEGGAAGDVVLWVIGVRRAAAAPVTDDTTVVLRVRAVRDPQPVPMEDAP